The following coding sequences lie in one Acaryochloris thomasi RCC1774 genomic window:
- a CDS encoding ABC transporter ATP-binding protein → MFSLESPSDPTQLTITAPRDSLFQVRGVTKTYVMGEVTVEALRAVDLDLYEGEFVVLLGPSGSGKSTLLNILGGLDIPSSGQVTFHGQDLTAANDRTLTRFRRESVGFVFQFYNLIPSLTARENVALVTDIAPHPMHPREALERVHLGDRINHFPAQLSGGEQQRVAIARAIAKRPQVLLCDEPTGALDFQTGKLVLEALAQVNQDLGTTTAVITHNAGIAAMADRVITMRSGEIVTVQRNEQKESPGELEW, encoded by the coding sequence ATGTTCTCTTTAGAATCGCCCAGCGACCCAACCCAATTAACGATCACAGCTCCTCGCGATAGTCTTTTCCAGGTCAGAGGTGTAACGAAGACCTATGTGATGGGCGAAGTGACGGTTGAGGCTCTCAGAGCAGTAGATTTGGACCTCTATGAAGGTGAATTTGTTGTTCTATTAGGCCCATCCGGAAGTGGTAAATCAACCCTGCTGAATATCCTTGGGGGGCTTGATATTCCCTCCAGTGGTCAAGTCACCTTTCACGGCCAAGATTTAACCGCTGCAAATGATCGGACTCTCACCCGATTCCGTCGTGAGAGCGTGGGCTTCGTGTTCCAGTTCTACAATCTGATTCCTAGCCTGACGGCCCGCGAGAATGTTGCTTTGGTCACCGATATCGCTCCCCACCCAATGCACCCTCGGGAGGCGCTGGAGCGGGTTCATTTGGGCGATCGCATCAATCATTTCCCAGCTCAGCTTTCGGGGGGAGAGCAGCAGAGAGTTGCGATCGCAAGAGCCATTGCCAAACGCCCTCAAGTCCTCCTTTGTGACGAACCCACGGGAGCCTTAGACTTTCAGACTGGCAAACTGGTCCTCGAAGCCCTCGCCCAAGTCAATCAAGATTTAGGCACCACAACAGCGGTCATTACACACAATGCTGGCATCGCAGCGATGGCTGACAGGGTAATCACAATGCGGAGTGGGGAGATCGTAACGGTGCAGCGAAATGAACAGAAGGAGTCGCCAGGGGAGCTGGAGTGGTAA
- a CDS encoding PAS domain-containing hybrid sensor histidine kinase/response regulator translates to MTSSDPFHNHVLTALTGHPLLAALGILGTFTLAVLISRATGRTKQLTEALQKAHEQLQQDSQNREIESALRGSEAMLSGILDIANDAIISVDKHQKIARFNKGAEGIFGYTADEVLGESLDILMPQRAVSIHRQHLKEFGTSSTTARAMGDRSEVFGRRKDGTEFPAEASISQLHLGDQKVFTAILRDISDRKRVETELQQAKEAAEVANRAKSGFLANMSHELRTPLNAILGFSQLMNRDSALTAAQKENLSIINRSGGHLLELINDILEMSKIEAGRVTLNEHSFDLHGLLDNLTQMLSLRAQTKGLKLVCDRKPNVPQYVRTEEGKLRQVLINLLGNAIKFTETGQVTLRVRVEPQESENESENGSLQPDLHFEVEDTGPGIDPEEVDQLFAAFAQTETGRQSQQGSGLGLPISRHFVQLMGGSLTLKSTVKQGTTFQFNVRVHLAGAAESQPQPTPRRVIKLAPDQPVYRILIVEDRLENRKLMVRLIKPLGFEVKEAENGHIAIDLWNSWQPHLIWMDMRMPVMDGYEATQQIKAQMKEQDTVIIALTASALDQDREQILAAGCDDLVHKPFLESTIFEKMAEYLGVRYVYKDSPQPSTPSPSEVTATDIRVMSTDWIAELQQAAVSARAKKMESLIEQIPAEHAILAKGLTDLVNCFDFEKILTLTQQ, encoded by the coding sequence ATGACATCCTCAGACCCTTTTCATAATCATGTCCTGACCGCATTGACGGGGCATCCACTCTTAGCAGCTCTGGGGATATTAGGAACCTTCACCCTGGCTGTATTGATTAGCCGTGCGACAGGTCGAACAAAACAGCTCACTGAGGCACTGCAAAAGGCACATGAACAGTTGCAACAAGATTCCCAAAACCGAGAGATAGAATCAGCTCTGCGGGGTTCAGAAGCAATGCTGTCGGGAATTCTTGATATTGCCAACGATGCCATTATCTCGGTGGACAAACATCAAAAGATTGCCCGCTTCAATAAAGGAGCAGAAGGCATATTTGGGTACACCGCCGATGAAGTGCTGGGTGAATCCCTCGATATCCTGATGCCGCAACGCGCCGTCTCCATCCATCGCCAGCACTTGAAAGAATTTGGAACGTCTTCTACCACTGCAAGAGCAATGGGCGATCGCAGTGAGGTCTTTGGTCGCCGCAAGGATGGCACAGAGTTTCCTGCCGAAGCTTCGATTTCTCAACTGCACCTCGGAGACCAAAAAGTCTTTACAGCGATTTTGCGCGATATTAGCGATCGCAAACGGGTAGAGACCGAACTCCAGCAGGCCAAAGAAGCGGCAGAGGTTGCCAACCGCGCCAAAAGTGGGTTCCTTGCCAACATGAGCCATGAACTGCGGACCCCCCTCAATGCCATTTTGGGCTTCTCTCAGCTCATGAATCGTGACTCTGCCCTGACTGCTGCTCAAAAAGAAAATCTCAGCATCATCAATCGCAGTGGCGGACATCTGCTGGAATTGATTAACGACATTCTAGAAATGTCCAAGATTGAAGCCGGTCGAGTGACCCTCAATGAACATAGCTTTGACTTGCATGGTCTTCTTGATAACCTAACCCAGATGCTGAGCCTGCGTGCTCAAACGAAGGGGCTGAAACTGGTTTGCGATCGCAAACCCAACGTTCCTCAATATGTGCGGACAGAGGAAGGAAAGCTGCGCCAGGTTTTGATTAACCTATTGGGGAATGCGATCAAATTTACAGAAACGGGGCAAGTCACCCTCCGGGTGCGAGTGGAGCCGCAGGAATCTGAAAACGAATCTGAAAACGGTAGCCTTCAGCCTGACCTCCATTTTGAAGTTGAAGATACAGGGCCAGGAATTGATCCTGAAGAAGTCGATCAACTGTTCGCCGCGTTCGCCCAAACCGAAACGGGCCGCCAGTCGCAACAAGGGAGCGGTCTCGGTTTACCCATTAGTCGGCACTTTGTACAGTTGATGGGGGGCAGTCTGACCTTAAAAAGCACAGTGAAGCAAGGGACCACGTTTCAATTCAACGTCCGAGTTCATCTGGCGGGTGCAGCAGAGAGCCAACCCCAACCCACCCCTCGGCGAGTCATTAAGCTAGCCCCAGACCAACCCGTCTACCGAATCTTAATCGTTGAAGATCGACTAGAGAACCGAAAGCTGATGGTTAGGCTTATAAAGCCACTTGGATTTGAGGTAAAGGAAGCCGAAAATGGACATATCGCCATCGACCTATGGAATAGTTGGCAGCCGCATCTGATTTGGATGGATATGCGAATGCCCGTGATGGATGGTTACGAAGCCACTCAACAGATCAAGGCTCAGATGAAAGAGCAAGATACCGTGATTATTGCCCTCACGGCCAGCGCCCTAGACCAAGACAGAGAACAAATCCTGGCGGCAGGGTGTGACGACCTTGTCCACAAACCCTTTCTAGAAAGCACCATCTTCGAGAAAATGGCAGAGTACCTCGGGGTCCGTTACGTCTATAAAGACAGTCCTCAACCCTCAACACCTAGTCCTTCTGAGGTGACAGCCACCGATATCAGGGTGATGTCAACCGACTGGATCGCAGAACTCCAGCAAGCAGCAGTCAGTGCGAGAGCCAAGAAAATGGAGTCACTGATTGAGCAAATTCCTGCAGAACACGCCATACTAGCCAAGGGACTAACGGATCTCGTCAATTGCTTTGATTTTGAAAAGATCCTAACGCTCACCCAGCAGTAA
- a CDS encoding Hsp20/alpha crystallin family protein, producing MSIVRRDPFRGLERWQPFGWEPFHEMETLRREMDRMFERWMPDAAGEDGLAFIPSVEMDETDTEVHLKLEVPGLDAKDLNVEVTENAVSVKGERKTESETESEGTVRSEFHYGKFERVIPMPSRIQPDHVEAEYNNGVLNLTLPKSEKEERKSVKVKVS from the coding sequence ATGTCTATTGTTCGTCGTGATCCGTTCCGTGGTCTTGAACGCTGGCAGCCCTTTGGCTGGGAACCTTTCCATGAGATGGAAACCCTACGGCGCGAGATGGATCGGATGTTTGAGCGGTGGATGCCAGATGCTGCAGGGGAAGATGGCCTCGCCTTTATCCCCTCAGTAGAGATGGATGAAACCGACACAGAAGTTCATCTTAAGCTCGAAGTCCCTGGTCTAGATGCCAAAGACCTCAATGTCGAAGTTACAGAAAATGCCGTTTCAGTAAAGGGAGAACGGAAGACTGAATCTGAGACTGAGTCTGAAGGTACCGTTCGCTCTGAGTTCCACTATGGCAAGTTTGAGCGGGTGATTCCTATGCCCAGCCGCATTCAGCCCGATCACGTTGAAGCTGAATACAACAACGGCGTTCTCAATCTCACCTTGCCCAAGTCTGAGAAGGAGGAAAGAAAGTCCGTCAAGGTGAAAGTAAGTTAG
- a CDS encoding response regulator encodes MTPPNIDENKGDILIVDDTPENLRLLSKTLTEQGYEVRAVKNGAMALSAVQMDPPDLVLLDIRMPEMNGYEVCQQLKANVKTYDIPVIFLSALDDTLDKVTAFEVGGVDYITKPFQTEEVIVRVENQLTITRLREKLVAQNEELLHSNRQLEQFAYVVSHDLQQPLQVILGFAKLLGFKFEQNLGNEGLEFVARITTASTQMKDLIEDLLTYSRIGAEPKPLEPTDCETLLAQVLANMQIAIDQQGATITHDPLPTVMADAVLLAVLFQNLIDNAIKFHRPEEPIQVRISAEYRPDEWLFGVHDNGIGIDSTQSEQIFKAFQRIHSQQEYPGTGIGLEPAKRSLSIMGDKFGLCLNPVWAQRFTLLYQTEITKGKADRGG; translated from the coding sequence ATGACGCCCCCTAATATCGACGAAAACAAAGGCGACATTCTGATCGTAGATGACACCCCAGAGAACCTGCGGCTGTTGTCTAAAACCCTCACAGAGCAGGGCTATGAAGTCCGAGCTGTGAAGAACGGTGCGATGGCTCTATCGGCAGTCCAAATGGACCCGCCGGATTTGGTATTGCTCGATATTAGAATGCCAGAGATGAATGGCTACGAAGTCTGTCAGCAGCTCAAGGCTAATGTCAAAACCTACGATATTCCAGTTATCTTCCTCAGCGCCCTGGACGATACTCTCGATAAGGTCACAGCGTTTGAAGTAGGAGGTGTGGACTACATCACCAAGCCCTTCCAAACCGAGGAAGTTATCGTTCGGGTTGAGAATCAACTGACCATCACTCGACTCCGTGAAAAGTTGGTTGCCCAAAACGAAGAGCTGCTGCATTCTAATCGACAGCTCGAACAATTTGCCTATGTGGTTTCTCATGATTTGCAGCAACCCTTACAGGTCATCCTTGGCTTTGCCAAGCTACTGGGATTCAAGTTTGAGCAGAATCTAGGTAACGAAGGACTAGAGTTTGTAGCTCGAATCACCACTGCATCAACGCAGATGAAAGACCTCATTGAAGATCTGCTCACCTACAGTCGCATTGGAGCCGAACCCAAGCCATTAGAACCGACAGACTGCGAGACGTTATTGGCCCAAGTGTTGGCAAATATGCAGATCGCCATCGACCAACAGGGGGCAACCATCACCCATGATCCGCTGCCTACGGTGATGGCAGATGCAGTCCTGCTTGCAGTACTGTTCCAAAACTTGATCGACAATGCCATCAAGTTTCACCGTCCAGAAGAACCGATCCAGGTCAGAATTTCGGCGGAGTATCGTCCAGATGAATGGCTGTTTGGCGTTCACGATAACGGGATTGGGATCGATTCAACTCAATCCGAGCAAATTTTCAAAGCCTTTCAACGAATTCATTCTCAACAGGAATACCCTGGCACAGGGATTGGCCTCGAACCTGCAAAAAGGTCGTTGAGCATCATGGGGGACAAATTTGGGTTGTGTCTGAACCCAGTGTGGGCACAGCGTTTTACTTTACTCTACCAGACAGAAATAACAAAGGGGAAAGCTGATCGAGGCGGGTGA
- a CDS encoding ABC transporter permease, whose product MTSLDQKLLRDLLHLKGQLVAISLIVACGIACLVSMLSAYDSLQLSQQTYYDRYRFADVFVQLKRAPDSLAARIAEIPGVQQVQTRVVVDVNLDVPKLAEPATGRLIAIPEQQMPILNDLFIRKGQYIEPGQREQVLVSEVFAQANNLEIGDTLGAVINERWQQLRIVGVALSPEYVYEIRGTELFPDNQRFGVMWMGREALGTAFDLDGAFNDVALSLMPGTNQSEVIFRLDQLLEPYGGLGAYPREDQISHQFINSEIESLAASAVMLPIIFLGIAAFLLNLVLARLVSTQRDQIAVLKAFGYSNLAVGLHYVKLVLAITILGAGLGTALGVWFGAAITENYARFYHFPVLEYRAGFNVVAIAIQVSVGAAVLGTLTAVKQAVSLPPAEAMRPEPPAVYRATILERVGLQRFLSPVGQIIVRNLERRWIQAALAIIGIAAAVAILVIGRYFEDATNYIVEVQFRQVQRDDVTLVFNEPLSGRARYELKQLPGVLQAESFRAIPARLRFQHQTHLTGLTGLEPQGELRRLLDQDLHPVPLPSNGVVLTTKLAEILGVNVGDPLTVEVLEGERPIRTVPVVGLVDELIGLGAYMDIHAINTLMREGQTVSGAYLSVDSYHLSKLYAELKETPAVASVALRERVIEEFDKTIAESFTIFTTVLVIFASVIAFGVVYNVARIALSERGRELATLRIIGFTKAEIAVILLGEQAIVTALAIPLGCGIGFGLAALITQAYDWELFRFPLIVTPASYAFAFFVITIAALGSGWLIRRQLNHLDLIAVLKTRE is encoded by the coding sequence ATGACATCTCTGGACCAAAAGCTCCTGCGTGATCTTCTTCATCTGAAGGGGCAATTAGTTGCGATCTCACTGATCGTAGCCTGCGGCATAGCCTGTCTGGTCTCCATGCTCAGTGCCTATGATTCCCTACAGCTTTCTCAGCAAACTTACTACGATCGCTATCGGTTTGCAGACGTGTTTGTGCAGCTCAAACGAGCACCAGATTCCCTTGCAGCTCGGATTGCAGAAATTCCCGGTGTACAGCAGGTGCAGACACGGGTCGTTGTGGATGTGAACTTAGATGTGCCAAAGTTGGCGGAACCCGCAACGGGACGGCTTATTGCTATCCCTGAGCAGCAGATGCCGATTTTGAACGATTTATTTATTCGCAAAGGCCAATATATCGAGCCGGGACAGCGGGAGCAAGTCTTAGTCAGTGAAGTATTTGCCCAAGCAAATAATCTAGAGATTGGCGACACACTGGGTGCAGTGATCAATGAACGATGGCAGCAGTTGCGTATTGTGGGCGTTGCCCTATCCCCCGAATACGTTTACGAAATTCGAGGAACGGAGCTTTTTCCTGATAATCAGCGTTTTGGTGTGATGTGGATGGGGCGCGAAGCTCTGGGGACCGCCTTTGATCTTGATGGCGCTTTCAATGATGTGGCGCTGTCGTTGATGCCAGGGACCAATCAATCAGAGGTGATTTTTCGGCTCGATCAACTCTTGGAACCCTATGGAGGCCTGGGGGCTTACCCGCGAGAGGACCAAATCTCGCATCAGTTTATTAACAGTGAGATTGAGAGTTTAGCGGCGTCAGCGGTGATGCTTCCCATCATCTTTCTTGGGATTGCAGCGTTTTTACTGAACTTGGTGCTGGCACGACTGGTGAGTACTCAACGCGATCAGATTGCTGTGCTCAAAGCCTTTGGCTATAGCAATCTTGCCGTAGGTCTGCACTACGTGAAGCTGGTGCTGGCGATTACGATTCTAGGGGCAGGATTAGGGACCGCTCTAGGCGTCTGGTTCGGAGCTGCGATTACTGAGAACTATGCCCGTTTCTACCACTTTCCAGTTTTGGAGTACCGGGCGGGGTTTAATGTAGTTGCGATCGCAATTCAAGTCAGCGTCGGCGCAGCGGTCCTCGGGACATTAACAGCAGTCAAACAGGCCGTCTCCCTTCCCCCCGCAGAAGCGATGCGACCTGAGCCTCCCGCAGTATATCGAGCCACGATTCTAGAACGAGTGGGACTGCAGCGGTTCTTGTCCCCCGTCGGTCAAATTATTGTCCGCAATCTAGAACGGCGGTGGATTCAGGCTGCTTTAGCCATCATCGGCATTGCCGCAGCCGTCGCTATTCTCGTTATCGGTCGCTACTTTGAGGATGCCACGAACTACATCGTTGAAGTTCAGTTTCGCCAGGTGCAGCGCGATGATGTCACCCTGGTCTTTAATGAGCCACTGTCCGGTCGCGCCCGTTATGAACTGAAGCAGTTGCCAGGAGTACTGCAGGCCGAGTCCTTCCGAGCCATACCGGCGCGTCTACGCTTTCAGCATCAAACCCATCTCACTGGGTTGACGGGCCTCGAACCTCAGGGTGAGTTGCGTCGTCTATTAGATCAAGACCTGCATCCAGTTCCCTTACCGAGCAATGGCGTGGTCTTGACCACAAAGTTAGCCGAAATTCTGGGCGTCAACGTGGGTGATCCGCTCACGGTAGAGGTTTTAGAAGGAGAACGCCCCATTCGCACCGTTCCGGTGGTGGGGTTGGTGGACGAACTGATCGGTTTAGGAGCCTATATGGATATCCATGCGATCAACACCTTAATGCGAGAAGGCCAAACCGTCTCAGGAGCCTACCTCTCGGTGGACTCTTACCACTTGAGCAAGCTCTATGCTGAGCTTAAAGAAACACCTGCCGTCGCAAGTGTCGCTCTCCGCGAGCGAGTCATTGAGGAGTTCGACAAAACGATTGCCGAGAGCTTCACCATCTTCACGACGGTCCTGGTTATCTTTGCCAGCGTAATTGCCTTTGGCGTGGTCTACAACGTGGCCCGAATTGCCCTTTCAGAACGAGGACGTGAACTGGCAACCCTACGGATCATAGGGTTCACCAAGGCAGAAATCGCTGTGATCTTGCTGGGCGAACAGGCCATCGTCACCGCCCTTGCAATCCCTCTGGGATGTGGCATCGGATTCGGCCTCGCCGCCCTGATTACCCAAGCCTACGACTGGGAGCTATTTCGCTTCCCGTTAATCGTCACTCCCGCCAGCTACGCCTTCGCCTTTTTCGTGATTACGATCGCGGCCCTTGGTTCAGGATGGCTGATCCGCCGCCAGCTCAATCACCTTGATTTAATTGCAGTCCTCAAAACACGCGAATGA